DNA sequence from the Candidatus Obscuribacterales bacterium genome:
TGACCGGGACAAACACCGCCATCATCGCCAGCCAAAAGCGCTCGGGCCACCAGTTGCTTAACAGAAATTTCCGTAGCCAGGGGAATTGTTCCAGTAAATCAACTCGAAAAGCGTTTTTAGACGATTGTACAGACCAGAGTACCTGTTCAGGAATAACGGTTTGACCCGGTGGGGTCATGGCCACAGCCCGATCTAAAATACCCGCCAGTTCTACTAAATTACCGGGGTAGGGATAGCTGATCAGCCGTCGCAGTTCGGTTTGCTCAACATCAATGCGATCGCGCCCTTGATGCTGACTAGCCTGACTGAGAAAGTGATGCACAAAATCGGGAATATCGGCTTTTCGTTGTGATAAGGCAAATAATTTAATGTCGTGGTAGTCACAAACATCGCAGGAGATGCTGCGAGGACTGGCCAGAATCAGCCGCACCCAGGACTGTTGGTTAGGGTCGCTAGGTACGGTTGTTGTTGGAGAGGTGCCGGGATTGCGGGTAAACAGACCGGTTTGGGAATAGTGCAGCAAGCGATCGCGATCGCTGGATCTGAGCACATGCACCTGATCGATTAGGAGGGTTCCTTGTTCCAACAGTTCTAATATGCCTAGGGTTTCTCCCTCTTTCCCAAAAATGGCATGGGTTTGGGGTACACCGGATTCATCGGCGGGCAGTTGGGTACAATCGAGTTCCGCAAAGGGGCGATCGCTGAGGCGAGATTGATGGTGAATGACGCTAGCAATGAAGGTTTTACCGCTGCCTGCCGGCGCTTTCAGGATAACGGGCTTCAGATCAGCCGCCGCCTCGTCCACTTGGTTGCGCAGAGTTTGGCTGGCCTTGCTGCTGCCGATAATCTGCGGCTGGGCGGGAATGGGGTGCAGGTAGTCTTGGAGCCCTTGGATGCGAGTCTCTTCCCAGGTCACCCGTTCGGCAAAGTGAGCTAGATCCTGGGCTAGGAGTTGGCTAATAATGCCATGAATATCTGGATAGTCTTGGGTAAGATTAGCAAAATCGGTTCGACTGAGAAACCAAATTTCGCTAGGGCTGAGGGTGCTAGCACTGGTTTGGTAGGATGCCTCTGCTTCTGCTTGCATCATGGGCATATAGCCAAACAAGTTGCCAGCACTGCGATAGAGAATATGAGTGCGACCAATAGGCGATCGCCGATAGAGTTCCACGGTGCCCCATTTAACGAGGTAGAGCCCTACCGGCGTCTGCCCTGCTTGGTAAATATCTGTATCTACCTCTAGAGTAAATTTGATGAGGCAACGAGCGATCGCTTGCAGTGCGGCATCGGGTAGAGTGCCCCATAGGCGATGAAAACTCAGCCAATCCCAGCGCTCTGCCTCAATGGATGGGGCAGGCGGCGTGGGGTTACTGCGGGTTCCTAAGGGAACTGAATCAGACATGATGCTTTGGGAAGTCAGCGCCCCAGTATTCATATCATTGTTTGCCTACAGGTTTGCTCTTCATCACAGTACCTGCTGAATTTGCCCTTCACCCATTCCTGCCACAAATCTCTACGCCCCAGCAGCAATTCTCATTTTGACCAGCAGCTTGTCTAATCTGCCAAATCCCGCGCGAAAGAATGAGCTTGCTCAACCAATCTATTGATGCTGTCCTCGACAAGCTCGGGCGAAATGTTCATCCTGAGAATGGCTAACGCCACGGTGCTGATCTGGACAACACAGCAGAGGTGAGCGTCATTCTCAATCCCGATGAAGCTGTACAGCCTGGCTTGCTGTGGGTCAGGATAGGATTGGGCACCAGCTTCTATCACCACCCGCCTGAACCAGCTAGGGAGCGAAGCATGATCATAAATTGGTGGTAATCGCAGCGACTGGGCAGGTGGGGATACATTGCTCGCACACCACACAGCGCGATCGCGTGAAGGTGAGCTTAAAGGATTGAGGATCGAGGGTGAGAGCCTCCGTGGGGCAAACGCCTGTGCATAATCCGCAATGCACGCAGACCTGATCATCAATGACAATTTCGCGACTGGAGCTTGAAACTCCAATATCGTAGGACTGCATCCATTCCAGAGCCGCCTCAAGCTGGTCAATATCCCCCGATAGCTCCACCACCAAGGTTCCCACCTGATTGGGAGCCACTTGCGCACGAATGATATTGGCCGCCACGTTAAATTCTTTGGCGAGACGATAGGTGATCGGCATATGCACCGATCGCTTCGGAAAGGTGAGCGTGACTCGTTTTTTCATAGGGTTGTCCCATCCTATAGTCCCAGTTGGACATTACTCCGACTGGGATTTTTATGTCTGGTTTTCAGGGCGATCGCCTGGAACCATGTTCCCGACTCGTTTAAAGATACCGTGAATTCATGGGACAGTTGTTGGTCTACTTGAAGCCGAAAGAACGAATTTACGTAATTTCAGTGCCGATGATGTTAAAGAGTTTACGAGTAATCCTATTAATAGGTGGCTGTATAAAAATCCACTGTTTAGAATGGAACAGCCGAAACGACACCACCGTGAGACCGCCATCGACAGACCTCTACTGCCCCTACTAAAACAACCGCACCACTCGATGGCCCCCATGGCAACAGTGGGGAGTCATCCTATCCATCTCGTTTCTTCACGTCGGGTAAGCGATAGCTTATTTTTAATCGACCTCTGTTTACTCGGGAAGCGCGATCGCTGCCTATTTAATGTCTGCCTATCTATGCAAGGAGAACATTCATGCGCATATTAGTTACAGGTGGAGCTGGCTTTATTGGCTCCCATCTCATTGACCGACTCATGGGAGAAGGACATGAGGTTATCTGTCTAGATAACTTTTATACCGGGCATAAGCAAAATATCCTGAAATGGATGGGAAATCCCTACTTTGAGCTGATTCGCCACGACATCACCGAACCGATCCGTCTGGAAGCCGACCAAATCTATCACCTCGCCTGCCCGGCCTCGCCCATCCACTATCAGTACAATCCGGTTAAAACCATCAAAACCAATGTAATTGGTACCCTGCATATGCTGGGTCTAGCTAAGCGGATTAAGGCCCGGATCCTCTTGGCTTCTACATCAGAAGTCTATGGCGATCCAGAACTGCATCCTCAACAGGAAGACTACTGGGGCAATGTGAACCCCATCGGCATCCGTAGCTGCTACGACGAAGGTAAGCGGGTTGCCGAAACCCTGTCGTTTGACTATCATCGCCAGAATAATGTGGATATTCGAGTGGCGCGTATTTTCAACACCTACGGCCCACGCATGTTGGAAAACGATGGTCGGGTAGTGAGCAACTTTGTGGTGCAGGCGCTGCAGGGCAAAGCCCTAACGGTGTATGGAGAAGGTAGCCAAACCCGTAGTTTTTGCTATGTGTCAGACCTCGTCGATGGTCTCATTCGTCTGATGAACGGTAACCACATTGGCCCGGTCAATCTAGGCAATCCCGATGAATATACTATTCTAGAGCTAGCTCAAACAATTCAATCCATGGTGAATCCTCACCTGGAAGTACAGTTTAAGCCCTTGCCCCAGGATGATCCCCGTCGCCGTCAGCCGGATATCACCCGAGCCCGCACGTGGCTGGGCTGGGAGCCCACCATTCCGCTCAAGCAAGGGTTAGACCTAACGATTTCAGACTTTCGAGCCAGGCTGCTGGCTGAAGGCAATGATCTACCAACTTCTGGAACTGAGACCCTAGCCACTCCCGTCGTGTCATAGCTGCACGGTTAAGCGATGGAGCGATCGCTCATCTAGAAGCTCGCTGCTGATTGAGATTCATAGCCCAAACTATATGTTTTTGAGAGGGTTTACCTATGCGTGTTTGTGTCATCGGAACTGGATATGTGGGTTTGGTGACGGGGGTGTGCCTAGCCCACGCCGGGCATCATGTCATCTGCGTAGATAACAACGAAGAGAAGGTCAAGCTGATGCAGGCTGGCCAGTCGCCCATTTATGAACCAG
Encoded proteins:
- a CDS encoding UDP-glucuronic acid decarboxylase family protein — translated: MRILVTGGAGFIGSHLIDRLMGEGHEVICLDNFYTGHKQNILKWMGNPYFELIRHDITEPIRLEADQIYHLACPASPIHYQYNPVKTIKTNVIGTLHMLGLAKRIKARILLASTSEVYGDPELHPQQEDYWGNVNPIGIRSCYDEGKRVAETLSFDYHRQNNVDIRVARIFNTYGPRMLENDGRVVSNFVVQALQGKALTVYGEGSQTRSFCYVSDLVDGLIRLMNGNHIGPVNLGNPDEYTILELAQTIQSMVNPHLEVQFKPLPQDDPRRRQPDITRARTWLGWEPTIPLKQGLDLTISDFRARLLAEGNDLPTSGTETLATPVVS
- a CDS encoding NIL domain-containing protein; the encoded protein is MKKRVTLTFPKRSVHMPITYRLAKEFNVAANIIRAQVAPNQVGTLVVELSGDIDQLEAALEWMQSYDIGVSSSSREIVIDDQVCVHCGLCTGVCPTEALTLDPQSFKLTFTRSRCVVCEQCIPTCPVAAITTNL
- a CDS encoding sigma 54-interacting transcriptional regulator; this translates as MSDSVPLGTRSNPTPPAPSIEAERWDWLSFHRLWGTLPDAALQAIARCLIKFTLEVDTDIYQAGQTPVGLYLVKWGTVELYRRSPIGRTHILYRSAGNLFGYMPMMQAEAEASYQTSASTLSPSEIWFLSRTDFANLTQDYPDIHGIISQLLAQDLAHFAERVTWEETRIQGLQDYLHPIPAQPQIIGSSKASQTLRNQVDEAAADLKPVILKAPAGSGKTFIASVIHHQSRLSDRPFAELDCTQLPADESGVPQTHAIFGKEGETLGILELLEQGTLLIDQVHVLRSSDRDRLLHYSQTGLFTRNPGTSPTTTVPSDPNQQSWVRLILASPRSISCDVCDYHDIKLFALSQRKADIPDFVHHFLSQASQHQGRDRIDVEQTELRRLISYPYPGNLVELAGILDRAVAMTPPGQTVIPEQVLWSVQSSKNAFRVDLLEQFPWLRKFLLSNWWPERFWLAMMAVFVPVTILGYLGPQGRDDSITLNLFWAWWWPFYLFFFAFVGRLWCAVCPFMIVGEWTRSLSLWIWPRKLRPWPTKWMERWGAWILFAGFLLIYLWEKLWDLPHTAYLSSWLLVAITAGAVICSLIYERRLWCRYLCPIGGMNGMFAKLSMVELRASQQVCGSQCSTFGCFKGSGVVPATFSDALPNEGQATGGCPIYSHPAQLKDNRNCVLCMTCLKACPHRSIQVNFRFPATDLLEDHQGLWAEAALLLLLLGGVFMHQSPKILGWLGRPMPLDAAHLLQSLPVVLGLLSIPTVLILATHQVTRWLDPQQPGFLPVVYAYLPLTLAANLAYYVPAAITEAGQALPVLARTLGYGGDRLPTLVWSMDVAVFLQEVTLLSAFAFSLYPLLRITQRSFLSNLPHIALMASLTGGFLWLML